A segment of the Lycium barbarum isolate Lr01 chromosome 7, ASM1917538v2, whole genome shotgun sequence genome:
taattttttttttctcctcttgCTTGGTGTATTTGGCATATAACTCGTGCAAGCATCGGTAGTTGAGAGAACTTCTCAATGTGACTTCCAAGTTCTCTGTTGTGTGTTATATTTAGTCTCGTGATGTATAACTTTTTTAATGTCTCAGTTATTGCTAATGAGATTTTATGAGTATGTTTTAGCTTCTCTGTTTTCTGGATAGTTTCTTGTGGGACTTTCACATGCATGCATAACATCCAGAAAGTTGCTTCCTTGAACCCCCACCCAGTGGCGGAGCTAGGAATTTTCTCAAGGCTGTTCGAATTAATATAATCTATATATTAAGGGTGTTCAATATGTAATATATGTCTGTAATACGTAATAATTGACATGTCTACCGGCATAATTTTTCGGCGAAGGGTGTTGGGTTGAACACCCCCTTGCCGGgttgtggctccgcccctgcccCCACCCACCCGCGTCCTTGGTTATGCTTTTGGCACTTGATTATTACCAGTATATAACTATGAGAAATCAATATGCTTCATAGTCATGATTAAAGTTTCATTCAAGTCACCTTCAGATTATGCACTTGTGTTTCAATTTATCATATAACGAAACCAGGAAGAAGGGAAGTGTGCCCTGTTTTGATAAAGCAGCAAAACAAAAGAGTGTTCTGTCTTTTAAGGAATATAATGTACTTCAATTGGAAAAGCAAACTATTCCTTCTTCTGGATTCTAATTGTCAACGACAATTCGCTACATCAATTAAGATTAATGTTTCTGCTAAATCCAACCAATGTACGCTGGAGCTtcattaaaattaaaaataaatacaaGACAATTTGCGAACATGTACAAATAATTTCAATTCTGATCTTCTATATTTCTATAGAAGTACTACTTGTCATGCACATTTGTATCTTGTTCAACTTGAtttctcttccttatttttattttcataattgctAAACCAAGGGTGGAACCCAAAGTGATCAATACCAAAATTGCTGAGGCAGTGTAGACTCCATCTTTGACTATGTAACATTCTCCATTTAACCAACCTTCACCATAATGCTGACTTCTGCTCATACTTGTTGCTGCCCCTAGCAAAATCACAGCAATTCCAAAACAGATCCTGCACTAATTAATTAGTACGTTAATTAACTACCAAAATTTTCAGAATTCAATacatttatttaattttaaaaaattggaATGCACAGCTGTCCACGTTCCAAAACATCCTCAATTTTTGACTAGTGGGTGATTATATATGTCACATGCATGCAGTATTATTTCTTttaggaaaataaaataagagtTTAAACTTTATGTACTGTTAGTGTAAAAAAGAATTGTATTGTCATAATTAATGAAAGTAGTAACATGGGATATAAGACAAACAATATCTTATATATAAGGTTAAATTACACTAATGATAATGAAAAATTTATTTAAACGACCAATGTACCTTTAAAATGAATTTTGAAACATTGGAGAGGAAGAATCAGGCTCctctccatttctcttctctccatTTTTTCTAAGTTCTAGTTTAAATTAAGAACACATGGCATAGCTTAAAGTTAATGGCTAATATTGAATTGACTAAAATAACGCTTTAATCATGGTTTAGATAAATAATAACTTGTTCATAAATATAGTAAaatcttttctctctcttcctactTTTCTTTTCCTACGTACAGTATCCATTTACTTCCTTTTTTAATTGATAACTTACATTGTATCTCCAATTTCTTGTTGAGTTAATCTTTTAATTGCATTTTTCCTTTGGATCTTATCTTTAAAATTagttaattttaaaaattagaagaaaaaaaattggctACCAGTACAAATCATGTTCCGTATAAATATTGGGATTTCAAGCAAATTTGTTAAATTTAAATAGttaatgataaaaaaaattaaataatataatattttattttattggttCTTTTCGTACACCTAATAATTTTGTTCTCCAATTAAATTGTTTGTTCTTTTCCTAACTATATTGGTACTTTTCCTATTCTCTAACTAAATTATAATTTATGTGTAATTTAAgctaattttaaataaaaagatCCAAaggaaaaatgcaaaaaaaaaaagttttaactcAAAAAGAAATTGGAGACAAAATGTAAGTTATCAATTAAAAAAGGAAGTAAATAGATATTGTACGTAGGAAAAGAAAACTAGGAAGAGAGAATcgattttaatatatttatggacaAATTATTATTTATCTAAACCATGATTAAGGCCTTACTTTAGTCAAGTTGATCTTAGCCATTAATTCTAATACATGCCATGTGTTTCTAATCTAAACTAGAACTTTGGGAAAATGGAGAGAAGAGGAATGGAGAGGAACCGGATCCGAAAAGGAATAGTATTTTTCTTGGAAACGATATACTAGGCAGATTTTCCGAGCAGTGATATCTTCAGAACAAAGAAAATCTATTAATTAGTAGTATTCATTTTTCAATAGTAGCACTTCTCAATGAAATAAATAAGGACAACTTAGTAAAATGTTATTTGTGTTAATGTTTTTCTAATGAACATACTAAAGTCTTTAAAGAGTACTTAAAATGGGACAGAAGGAGTATTAGAAATGAAGCCACTGTTAATATTTGTGGTTTACATCAAATTTAACAATTTAATTTAGGAGTTGAAGTGAGAATACACTAATACTTATAAGTTTAATGTAAATATCGAGTGTGAATAAATTTTTAATTACGGGCACCTACCATGAAAGTGCCAAAAAGAGGCCAACAAGGATGCGCTTCTTCTTCTCAGCTTTATTGCAACTCATGTTTTCAATTTTATCCCTTGAGAAGAACTTTGTGCATATTAACAAGCTGTTTCCAATGAATTGAGCAATGAATAAACATGTTAATGCTGCAATTCCCAGTCCAAATGCTGAACTACCAGGGAAGTAACAATACTTTCCATCTAGCCTCAGATCTTTCTTCTGCAATAATAACAAGACAAAATTTACGTTGAAATGTTTGACCATCTCATTTAAAAGTTAAGTTGATAGAGATAAATCAGCACGCACCACTAGAAATCAGTCAATTTCCAACGGACATGTTTGTTGGAAATCCGTCGAAAACTGTTCCAACGAGTGCTTCTCTGATGGAATGTTCGTCGAAAATTGACTGATTTCTAGTAGTGATAATACTTTTATCGGCTTAATTATGTATTCGAAATTTGATGATATAAACACTGAAATTCTCATTGAGAAATGAACCAAGAGAAGTGAATTACTCATTAAACATACCTTTGATTTCTTGAATTCAGCAGCTATGCAAAGAGAAAAGGAGATAAAGCCAAGGGCAATAACAATGGAGACAAGCAACGGGAGTATAATGACTTGGTGTTTTTCCATATTTGCTTTTGTGGTTTTCTTTCAAttaggggagagagagagagagagaggagaataAAGAAAgttgaaagaagaaagaaagaatcaGCTTGAAGATTAATCAAAATAGTACTTATGAAGCCAGTCTCCTAATTGGTCTTGGTGTTTTTTTAATTGCCTTATGGTGGATGTGACGGGGTTGCAACATTTTACTCCAATTTAGCTAAgttgaaagaagaaagaaagaatcaGCTTGAAGattaatcaaaatagaacttataaaGCCAGTCTCCTAATTGGTTGGGGTTATTTTTTTATTGCCTTATGCACATGTGACGGGGTTGCAACATTTTACTCCAATTTAGccttgggattgtgttttcttgaaaacagaggtatcattttttgaaaaaaaaaaaacttttgatcAGTCAGTTCATGACATGTCAATCTGGTCAACTCTTGCCTGTTACTCTAGTGTGGGTTGTTGAGGGGGGGAAGGGGTTGGTGGGAAGTGAGTGGCATGGGTTTATATATGTGACTTGGGGAGTTTGTAGAAGAGGGGGAGTGTTTGGTGGTAAAGGATGTTGATACCAAATTAAATCAATTATTGTGGTTAACAGGTTAAGCGATATAGTGATGTGAACATATACAGTCAAATGTTCCTATAATGGCATCgtttatatgaatattgtttgagtattataatgaaatgttgttatagagaatatATAACAACAAAACTTCAATCTTTTCCCAATAAAGttcatgtccaaacacaattAGGCACGTTTGTATGGTTAAGGATAAAAAGTCCGCCGAAGAAAAAAGCATACAAATCTTTTACTACAATAATATACGGACTCTTACTATCTatattgctcggactcttcaaaaatctCGCAGGATGTGTCAGATCCTCATTCCTCCAAAAGCTTTGGGAGGAATCCGACATTGTAGCGTCAACATTTTTTGAAAGTCCGAGCAACATAATTGAATATAAGAACATGATTCAGATTGGGAATAAAGTGAACAGGAACgccaaaaagagaaaaaattaaGCAGGAGATTGTTATTTTACATCACTCCCATCACAAACTATACATATACGTATGGACATCTTAAAAAAGACATGTTAAGCTCAGGCAAAGCTTCCACAAAACAATCTATTAAAATTGTTTGGACTGTACAAAATACAAAACAGAAAAATTATCATTTCTCCTCAGTGAGTCTTGAAAGCAAATATAGGCAGCCAGAACAAAGCAACACTGAAGCTGAGAAGCAAAGCAGATCCAATGGTGTGTGTATAACAGCCTTCTTACTCTTTTCGAACAGACCGATAAGAAGAAGCATCACGATTACATGACCAACTTTAGTCTTCATCCCGCTCACAGTTTTTATTTCCAACCAACTTGGCCGTTCCTAACAATTGTGTCCACAAGAAGAAAAAATGAATGAGATGTTCTGTACAAGAAATATGAATGTGTCATATGTGCAATGGATTTTTGCATTCACAAAATTGGCACCAATGTACAACTGTTAGCTAAGGGAACAAAAAATATATAGAAGTAAACATATGAAGAATCCAAAGGAATTGAACATATAGTAGATATACTTCAAAAAAAATTACTTATCTATCCAGTGAAGGGGTGTCAATTGACACCTCTTGGACAAGGGTGGCTCCGCCACTAGTTAGCTCCAAAAGAGACGTTTTTAAGATATTCAGACTAACCTTTAGAGTGAATATGCCGAATAGATTTGATTGATATGGAGTTTTTTCCTCTGACATTGATTTTGACTTGTCAAGATTGCTGATGAAGAGCTCATAGAGACCCATGCCAAAGACTAACATCACTGTCCCTAAGAGATATATATCTAGAGGAAAACGTATAGTGAATATTCTTTTGAGACGAAGTATTATATTAAGTGAAGGAAAGGGAAATTTAGGAACTCATAAAGCACAGAGACAGAAGAATGACAAATAGTTATATCAGTACTGCATAAAAACCAAACATTGAATTAGAGATAAAGAGGTGATATTCTATGAAGTTTGAACAAAAATATGTTAATTCCATAGTGCCTAAAAGTATCTATTAAATCAGAACAGCAGTATTCACTCTCGAATCATGCAGCATACATTTTTTCAAGCACACGTGATAatttatgttgctcggactcttcaaaaatgtcgatTGGCGCGCGTCGGATCCtacaaaagtagtgcatttttggaagATTCGACATAGGTGAaacaacatttttggagagtccgagtgACATATGCACAACCGCATATCTGAGCTCTTCCGCACATTTGGTCCAATTTTAAGCTTGAGGCAACTTTGTGCCATAAGATAAATGATACTTCGATTCTTCATGCCGTAGAGGATCCAAGCTCCTAGCTCTTCAAATTTGTTCTACCAAGTCATGATCTTATGAGAGTGCAACTTTTCAATCAGTATGTGCAGATATTGAGTAAGACCATTTTATGTACAAATTACTAATTTAGAACTCACTAACTTAAAAAAGCTAGAATGCCGAACCCATAAGCTTCAGACCTGGCTCCGCCTCTGTGTAAGAGCCGAGAACTAAGTTCCACTTTCCTAAACAGCCATGTATATTTTTCTTTACATAACATCATTTTAATTTTTATCAGAACAACGACTAGCTTTTAACTTTTAGCAATACAAACAACTCCTGTAAGAACAAGTTTAAAACAAAACCCACAGCCAGATGAAACAGAGATAGGTATATATTATGTAGTAGATTTTTGTGCTTATTGCCCTGTGTAACAGGGAAACTCTGATTTTGACTCTTGTGATACACAAATACTCATCTAATTTCTTGCACAAATGAAGTGAAAACTCGTTGATTATGCTCCTAAGAGACCATCGTTGCGATAAGATGAGCAACGTTAGGAGGTACTATTTGGCTTTCTGTGCATCGTAATGAAATCAACACGCACACGACAAAGAAAGGATTGCATGAGCGGAAATGCAAATAGTAATTTCAAGATTACCTATGGCCTCAACAAGCAAGAGTACGACTTTTGCTCGGCTTGCGGGATATTCCTGGAATGATGCTGTTATATAAGTGCAACCCTACATAATGGAAACAAGTTAGCTCAGTCATTTGGCAAAAACTTCTGAATGTTTATTTCATCAAACTATACTTGTATTTTGCAACAAAAAAATAACAGAGCTTGCGAGAGCTGGGAAATGGATGATCGATAGTGCTCTTTTCTACAACAACATATTGCATTGTATAATGTATATAATTCGCTTGTCAAAACCGATCAATTGTTCAAGTTGAAAAAAAGAATTGTTCGTGCTGGGTAAGCCTTACAGAGTTTTCATattgaaaaaaaattgtttatcaaaactaggggtgtcaaatttgaCCCAAAAGGTGATGGCTCGCCCAACCCGTtcaaaattttatgggttgggctcaagataatttcatattgggctgattttagcccaacccaacataacctattttaaagtgatctccaacttagcctaattctagcccatttttaagatttacttaaatttggatttattgcttgagatttactttttttttttttttttttttttatgtatacacttttcttgtatcatgtatcttataagtttgtggtatgtttaatatgaaaggaaatatttttcatgaaaatatgtttaatatgaagggaaatatttttcacgaaaaatgtgtttttcttgaaaatatttaccacagaaaatgttttcctcaaaaatatttttcacaaaaaatccgcgaaaatatttttcgtgaaaaatgtttttctagaaAACAGACCATTCAAAAAAATTGGGTCAAGTTGGACGGGTCATGAACCAACCCATTTTTAGctcatttcagcccaagtaacttttgggctaatgttagcccaacccatttattaCCTTAGCCCATTTTAATTCAAAACCAATCAATCGATCAGTCAATCAACCAACTATTCTTTCATAATGGGAAGAAGTTACGGGAAAACAACAGAATGTCCTGCCAAGACAATTAAATGTTTTattgaaatttataaataatatatTCGGAACTCAATAATAAAAAAGTTATGGTCCATAACCTACAACTATAAATCCTAGCTCCGCCTCTTCAGCCATGTATCATGctgctaattgaatttgcatgtTATGGAAACACATGCAGTCAAAGAAACACTTAAAGAAGCTGAAGTTAGGAATTTGAGTTTGAAAATTAAAGGTCTAGCATAACAAGAACACAATCCTGGTATTAGTTCTAAGAAATGTTTTTAGTTTCTCTATATTCAAAGACGACTCACTATGTTTAAAGGTGAACGGATACTAACTGAGCAGCATCAAGAATTATTTTTCCAATCATTTGTCCTTAAACAATGAAACACAAAAAGAGTACCTTGATGAAACAAAGAAATGATCCGATTAACGAACCCCAGACTGCAAGAATAGCAAAAAACCGACAGCTGTAAATGACCTGCAGGAAATAAAAACCAATATTTAAACAGAGGCGCATTCAGAATTTGAACCCAACGAATACCTTTAAGATTTCTCAGATGAAACACATTTTATTTCTGAAATCATGGGTTCCATATTTAATATTTATTGAAATTCTAATGATTTTTGTAGGGGTGACAAAATTAGCCTATTAAAGCATAAGTCGCCCCATCAGTCCAAGTTTGAGCGGATTAATGACCAGCACATTTATTAGTTTATTTaatttgggcaatttgcaggaatgACCTtcactgggggtggtctttaatttttgctcctcaaattggtgatctttaatttttgccctttgcttaATACCCGAGGTCCTGCGTtcgaacccaaaaaaaaaatcacaaggcataaTTTGGAATTcgcaaacttttacccaaaactaggccttaaggcaaacctctgcccAAAGTTAGGACTTAAGGCAGGGGTTTGCAAAATTCCAGcaaagtaatttattttttttgccgtaaggcagagtttgaaacccaaattatgtcttgcgattttttatttttttttgactgagcaaaggttcgaacccagaaccaaGGAGCTTttagcgaaggataaaaattaaagaccactaatttgaagggcaaaaattaaagaccagtccttTTGAAGGGCATTCCATACAAAAATAATGATTTAATTTTGACGTGCCCAAATGTTGCCAAATTTAACCTAACCACGAGAAAAATCTAGTCAAAagatttttaattatattttttgtttGATGTGTTATATACAGCCAGAGTAAAGGAAAAAAAGTTTTATTAACTAATTAAACAAATTACAAAAACAAACAAGGAAATCAAAACTATGTAAAAGTTGGATGGATTGGACATCGACCCATTGTTTAGCTCAGAATTAATCTATCGCGGCCTAAGTAATCTTAGGGCGGGCCGTTGGCTCATCATATTTTGACCCGCCGAAAATCAGTCTAACCCGCCCGTTTGGCACCTCAACTTTTTAATACATATTCCATTTAgaaaacacaattcaagaaactataaaataaaattaaaatgtaACAAAAATTTATTAACTAATTAAACAAATTATAAAAAACAAACAACGAAATCAAAACTATGTAAGAGTTGGACGGATTGGACATCAACCCATTATTTAGCCCATCTTGATCCAATCTATTTCAGCCTAAGTAGTCTTTGGACGGGCCATTGACTCATCAGATTTTGACCCGCCAAAATTCAGTTTAACCCACCCAGTTGGCACCCCAATTTTTTaatacatattccacatattggaaaaaaatacaattcaagaaaatataaaataaaataaaaataatataatgtCTCATTCAAAAGGTGTAAAACATATTTCACCTTCTCTATAGTCTCCTCTACACGTTGTAACTTTGCATTTGGAATTATATGAAGTGTGCTTGAATCAAGGTCTGACTGAATAGCAGGCAAGGAAGCATGAACTGATGAATGAGTCGAACGGGCTGACCCATTTGACATGGCGACCCGAAAATTGACCCGACAAGGATGATATTGAGGAACCCATTTCAGTACTGATGAAGCTGTGTTTGAGCTTCTATACAGGAATGGAGATATGTAGTTTGTAGAGAGTGTCATGGTAAAGCTTTAAGTTTTGTGCATGAAATTAAAAGAATGCAAGGTttatctctcttttttttttgccacAAATTTATAAGTGGAATAATATTGGCCTCACATTAAGGTAGCTTCGTTTCAAACTTCAAGAAAATTGACTTTGgactttcccttttttttttatttttttttatttttataagtgGTTACTCTCTTAGTTCATTTTACTTGTTCGGTATTACTATAAGCTGTATcttgccatatatatatatactagatatGTGAGGCCCGTGATAagtccgggcccaaactcaagatataaaagtagatattttaagtaaagaaatataatttgtgttagtacaagtgtacaacaacaacaacaacaaccacatacCCACTGTAGTTCCACAAGTGagtagttatatgaaagcaaaattttcatttcactcctttaatattttaacttacATTTTGattaaattatttacttcaaatcaaatgtagAGCCAGAATTTgatatttataacttatgtatcctaattttctgaagttatttagttctaaataaataatctatacatagttaatgaacttttaagacaaatacataatttaacttgtgcagcggatggagctgctcctctcttaattagggattaggggttcgaacatggatatggaaaaaatctttggaggaagcgctcccccgAATAGGcggatacagtgcgaattatctggattaattgggctcaaatgcggatatcgagcaccaaccagaaaatcaaagaacatgaaaaatgaggtaggaggtacgatagcttttgaaaagtagaccttaaaaataaaaaacaaaaaaattgacttaaataaataagattaggacctaaaagtaattaattaaaaaaaatttaaaaaatttggaaattattgtgaggactacaaaagtccccaggttcgatagcttttgaaaagtagaccttaaaaataaaaaaataaaaaattgacttaaataaataagattaggacataaaagtaattaattaaaaagtttttaaaaaattagaaaattaTTGTGacgactacaaaagtcctcacatttgctcttatTTTATATAGTAATATATGGCAAGATACAGCTTGACACATGGCAGGATGGTAATGGAACACGTGATAGTAGGAGGTGGAATGTTGCAAGTTGTCTCATTTAATTAGAGTGAGAAGCCCTGGAGACATCCGGAGTAAATCCACAAAGGCAATTGTACCGGATCATTAATAAGAGAATAACGTTATATGACCGGTCCAGATACGGAGCAAGCGATACAATCCAGAATTAAAACTGCATTTATTATTCACTAGTAAACTCATCCGCGCTTCAGTAAGGAAATATTGCTGAGTAGTTCATGTTTTAGTTTTTGTAAAAAGAAATTATTCTGTAATAATCAAACATCAAGTATGAACCAAAAATAATTCTAGTATGAACAGTTACAACGGATCAATAACCCATTTACAGAAAATAGGGGCAAAAACCTTAAATAAAGTTCTGTGAGAGATTTCAATTCAAAAATTGTACTCGTTTAAAATGGATTAATGCCTCGCCAGCCAAGGTAGGAGTGGGCAGTGGGCACCAGCAGCAACACTGGACACACTAAAGGCTTTGATATGTCAATGAATGATGAATTTTTTCGGCAACTTTCCAGTCATTCTCACCTATTTGTTGTTTCCTCTTTTATTAAAGGAATACAAACATCAgttttttatgctaaattcttcTGATTGCATTATATCATagtgtttatgtatatacatctTAAGCAGTGAAACAGTCAGCATGCCAGGGATTATATTAAAATGTCTTCTGAAACCCATGCCCTGTGCACACTTAGTACTCCCTCCACATAAAACAACAAACTAACTTAAGGAAAAGAACAGTATATGCTTCAAACATAAACCTTTGAATCTTATAGAAGTTAGTATCTAGACAATTACTCCACCTTTTAAACACAATACCTCCTCATAGGTTTTTTGGTACAGAAGAACACCTGCTAACATCAAGGCACCCATACATTAAGTATAGTTCTACATACATTTGTCTAAGAGTGAGAGACGGGGGAGAAACCTCCTTAACTAAATTCACTAACATTATTAGACTAATACCAACACTGATCTCTTAATGGATCATTGCATGAACACACTTAATATCCTCAAGCCCATCAGACTCATATTTTTTTGGACTCTGGTATATGGTACTAAACAGTGTTTAAAAAGGCAgg
Coding sequences within it:
- the LOC132604256 gene encoding protein MODIFYING WALL LIGNIN-1-like — encoded protein: MEKHQVIILPLLVSIVIALGFISFSLCIAAEFKKSKKKDLRLDGKYCYFPGSSAFGLGIAALTCLFIAQFIGNSLLICTKFFSRDKIENMSCNKAEKKKRILVGLFLALSWICFGIAVILLGAATSMSRSQHYGEGWLNGECYIVKDGVYTASAILVLITLGSTLGLAIMKIKIRKRNQVEQDTNVHDK
- the LOC132604255 gene encoding uncharacterized protein LOC132604255; the protein is MTLSTNYISPFLYRSSNTASSVLKWVPQYHPCRVNFRVAMSNGSARSTHSSVHASLPAIQSDLDSSTLHIIPNAKLQRVEETIEKVIYSCRFFAILAVWGSLIGSFLCFIKGCTYITASFQEYPASRAKVVLLLVEAIDIYLLGTVMLVFGMGLYELFISNLDKSKSMSEEKTPYQSNLFGIFTLKERPSWLEIKTVSGMKTKVGHVIVMLLLIGLFEKSKKAVIHTPLDLLCFSASVLLCSGCLYLLSRLTEEK